TGCGCGCCGCAGCAAAGTCGAAGTTGACCGTCCACTGGTACATGCCGTTGACATAGTGCGCTTCGTAGCTGTCGGGGTTCAGTTCGAGCGCCTTCTCGATCTCCTGTTCCGCGCGGGTGAAGCGTTCGAGGTCGGCATAAGATTCTGCCAGATAGGCATGGGCGCGGGCGCTTTCGGGGTTCAGTTCCACCGCGCGCAGGGCGCTGACGATCGAGTCGGTGAAGCGGTCGTCACGGTTGAGCGCAAGCGCGCGGATCGCCCAGGCGTCGGAGCTGAAAGGATTGGCGGTCACGGTGTTTTCCGCCGCGACCACGGCGTCCGGGATACGCCCCTGCATCACCAGCCCGAGCGTGTAGTAGTAGTGCGCCGAGACATCGTTGGGGAGGGCGGGCAGAATCTGCTCGTACAGGCGCACTGACTCCTGAAACTGTCCGTTTTGCCATGCGGCATCGGCCAGCCGCCGGTTGCTGGACGGGTCGGCGGTCGGCAGCGGAGTCGGCGCGCCGATGGTCGCCACGGTATCCACGGCCTGCTGGGCGAAATTGTCGACCAGCGGCGCGAGCAGCCGTTGGACTTCCTCGCGCATCGTGAAGATGCCCGCCGCGGCCAAAATCAGGATCGGGGCGAACAGCCAGACCAGCAGCCTGCGGAGGGAAAAACCGCGGCGGCGCGAGGTCGGTCTGCGGGGTCGGATATACATGCGTCAGGCTCCCGGTTCGGGCGTCGGTGCGGGAATATCGCTCCCGACCGGCGTTAAGTTGAGTGGAATCAGCGCGCCGAGGTTTCCCGGGCAGTCACGGTCAACGTGCTCCATGCCCATCTGGATGTCCGCCATCGTCGCGTCGATGTTCGGGCGCCCTTCCGCCATCTGCTGCGCCTGCGACAGCAGATCCCAGGCCGTCGCGCAGGACCGGTTGTCGCCGCTCGACAGGTAGCTGTAGTAATGCGTCAGGCCAAGCCGGAACAGGCACTCGACGTTCGACGGATCGAGCTGCACGCACGCCTCGAAATTCGTGCGCGCGGCGGCGAAATCGCGGTACGGTTCGCTGTAGCGCAGCAGGCCAAGCTGGAACTGGGCCGCCGTATAGGTCGGATCGGCACGCACCGAATTCTCGCACTGGGTCAGCGCATCGTCGAACTGGCCGACCTTGCGATAGGCGCGGCACAGGCGCAGCATGGCGCGGCTGTTGCGCGGCTGCAGTTTGAGCACGGTGTTGTAGACGTCGATCGCTTCGGCGTCGCGGTTGAGGGCGAGGTACTGGAACGCCAGTTCCATCGCGATGCTCACGTTGCCGGGTTCCAGCGACATCGCCGTTTCAAGTTCCTGCGTCGCCGAATCGTACTCGGCGGCGTAGTTGAGCGCAAAAGCCAGCGCGCGCCGCGCTTCGGCGCTGCCCGGATCAACGGCCACCCCCTGTTCGGCGCTGTCGATCCCGGCGTTCAGGTTTCCGCTTAGGGTATAGGCGCGGCCCAGCATCGCATACAGCGGCGCAAACTGCCCGTCGACATTGAGCCCTGTCAGCGCTACCGGGATCGCCGCGCCGCCGTCCCCCTGCCAGACCAGTCCGCGCGCCTTGAGCGCATACCCCAGCGGGTCATATGTGTCGATCTGAATAGCGCGGTCGCCCAGTTCGACGGCTGCCTGATAATTCTCCAGATCCATCTGCAGCAGCCCGTATTCGTAGATCCAGTCGACGGCATCGGGGCGCATCGCCAGCGCCCGCTCGAAGACTTTGGCCGCGGCGGTATAGTCGCCCTGCGCGCGCAGCATCCGCGCTTCAGTGATCAATTCTGTGGGGCCGGCGGTAGGCGTGGGCGCCATGCCCAGCGCGTCGAGCGCCATCAGCATCAGCGCCTCGCGTTGGGTCAGGGCGATGCCCGAGATCGCGATGAGGAGCAGCAAAATCAGCAGAATCCAGCGCCGTCCGCCCCGCTTCTTGCGCCGCGAGCCGAAAAACGACTGCGAGTAATCGCGTCGAATCAGCAAGGCTTACAGTCCGCCGATCGGCGTGGGCGGGATGGCGGTCGGCGGGACCGTCGTCGGGGCGATAACCCCGCGATAATCGGGGCACTTTTCAATCACGTTGCCGATCCCGATGTCGATCTGCACCATAACGCCGTTCTCGGCTGGCAATCCCTGCCCTGTGCCGAGGTTCTTGGCCTCGTTCAGCACCCGCCAGGCATCGTCGCACTGGCCCATGAAATAGTGCGCCAGCCCGCGATACGCATAGCAGCGCAGTTCCTCGGCGTCGAAGCCCACACAGGTCTGAAACGTCTCGATGGCGCTCTCGTAATTGCGCCGCGCGTACTGCATCTGGCCCAGCTGGCCATAGACCGCGCCGTAATCCGGCTTGATGTCCAGCGCCCGTTCGCAGTTGGTGGTGGCGGCCACAAAGTCCGCTTCTTCGGCGGCCGCGTAAGTCTCGCATATCCGCAGGTAGGCTTTGGCGGTGTCGTCCACACTCATGGTCAGCGAAGTCACCATAAAGTCGTAGATCGCCAGCGCGCGGCGCGGATTGTTGATGCGCGCGCTTTTGTACTGTCCGGCCAGCTCGAACCACGGGCCGGGTAGGTTAGGGTTGATGCTGGTCGCCATCTCCAGCTGTTCGATCACCTCTTCGGTGCGGCCGGTCAGCAGCAGCGGCACGGCATAGGCGCGGTGACTGTTGGCGTCGTTCGGGTCCAGCGTGATGGCCGTTTCGCCGGCTTCCAGCGCGGCCGAATAGCGGAAGATATTGGTGTTGGCGACCGCCAGCGCGCTGTAGACCGGCGCGAAATTGCGGTCAAGCTCCTGCCCCTGCAGCGCGAAAATCAGCGCGTTGGTCGGGTCGGAATAGGCCAGCGCGTTGGCTTTGAGCGCATAGCCGCGCACATCGCGCGGGTCGGCGGCGATCGCCAGGTCGGCTACCTGCGCGGCGCGCTCGGTCTCGTTCATCTCCATCAGCGTCTTGCCGTACTCATACAGGTAGCTGACGTTGTTGGGCTGAAGCTGGACGGCGCGTTCGAATTGTTTGGCCGCTTCGCTCATGTTGCCGCGCTGATAAGACTCCGCGCCGAGCATCGCGTACTGCGCCGGGTACAGCGTCGGGACGGCGTCATAGCCGAATGCCTGCGCGGCGATCCCCTGCACGGCGCTCAGGTTGAGCAGCACGGCTGCCATTCCCGCGACCATCAGGATCGCAAATACCAGCAGATAGCGGATGCGCGCTGCCCGCCGCCGCTGATAGAAGGTATACCGGTAATCCCGACGTACAATCATCCTGCTTGTGCCCTGCACCCTGTCACACTGCTGCGTGGACGCCGTTATTACAGCATCCCAACATCCGAGTATACGGCGCGTGCCGCCCGTTTTCTATGTGCGTTTCACCACCGCAAACCCTGCCAGTAAGGGGAAAGTGTCACCTTGTATCGGTGACAACCATCACTGATGGATGCCCGTGGGACGTTCTAAAATAGCTTTATCGTGTGCTGGGACACAGATCCTGGCACCGGTAACAGCCTATCCGGCATCCATATCTTCAGCGAGCTTGTGGACTCGATAGAAGGAGGCAGGCGGCGTATTCTCCCTTACGCTGAAGCTCTTCCTCTAAGTCTGCATTTCCTTCTTTCCCATCGTTTGAAGTGCGATGCTGTACTGGGGCGTCTAGCTTAAGGGCACGGGCATCCCGCCCGACTCGCGCTTGACTACGACGCACAATTCTATAGAGGGGGCGTTTCGCCGCTCACAACAGCGCCCCCTCGAATTGTTTCTCCCCCCTCACTCTTCCCGGATCACCCCCGCCGCCCGCTACGCCTTCAGGCGCTGTGGCATACCCCTCGGTTCGCCGCGCCGCGCCGGGTTCCACACGCGGACTCTCCCCAAATCTGAGGTTTCGTGCCGCCGCGCAGAGCTGACCGCTGACACTGAAAACAGTTATGCTATACTGGCGTGCAGTCCAGTTGGAGAGGTCGCATAGTGGTCTAGTGCGCTCGCCTGGAACGCGAGTATGGGTAACACCATCGCGGGTTCGAATCCCGCCCTCTCCGCACCCGCGGGTCCATCCCCCGCACCGAAAACCAGCGCCCCTGCGGACGCTGGTTTTTTGTTGGGCCTACTCGATCCGGCCGGGTTGGGCGTCAGCCACGGGATGCGGTTGGCACAGGCGTGCTGGTAGTGGAAGCGCATGCCGTCGTACATCGACTTCGTGCCGGTCCACATCGCAACCTGATTGGTGCCGGCGCTGGGGGCGAAGCTCGCCACCGTCTGCGCCCCGGCCCCGTAGCGGTCCACTACATAAATGTGGTTCGCCGGGCAAGCCGCGCCGTAGGTCTGTCCCGGCTGATAGTCGTACAGCACCTGAATCTTCCGCACCTGCCACATGTAGTTAGTTGGTCTAGCCTCGTTTAAATAGAGTAACAGCGCGAATAGACGCCACACCTGCGGAATCGGCGTTATAAACGGATCCTTGATCGCCAAACAAGCGGCCGTGCTCCCCTCAAATCTTGTTCGAACAAATGTTCGTACAAATGTTCGAACATTTGTTTCTGCCCCCGCCGTTTCTGATGCTATGCTGACTCTATCGCAAAAGTTGTCGTGCCGGAATCGCCGCGCCGTCGTGTCCGCTGCTGCCCCCTGCCTCGGCACCGGATTCAACCGCCGATTTCGGCGATCAATCGTTTTTTGGACGCCATCCTGCTGTCAGATCGGAGGGGTCGATGAGACCGTCTATGAATGCGCCGCCGTTCGCCGGTGCGTGCCGCATCACAAACGCTGTACATGAGTCTGCGCCGCTGCCCGCGCGAACTCGTCATCGCTGAACTGGCCCGCGCCAATCGACAAGGCGTTGGCGGTCCCGGCGGCCGCCGCCTGAACCAGCGCATCGGCCATGCTGTCGCCGCGCTCGAATGCCGCCATCAGCCCGGCCAGAAATGAATCGCCGCTGCCCAGCGCGCTCACGGCCTCGATCGGCGCGGGGGTGACCTGCCACAAACCGCGCGTATCGTGCCCGACCGCGCCGCGCGCGCCCATCGTAATGATGGCCTTGCCGCCGCCCGTCCGCCGCGAGAGTTCTTCTGCCGCGGCTGCGGCCTCCGCTGCCGTCGTGATGGCCGTGCCCAGCGCTTCGGCGGCTTCGTCGTGGCTGATCTTGAGGTTCACGCCCGCCTGCATCGCTGCTGTGAGCGCCGCGCCGCTGGTATCGACCCACAGCGGCTTGCCGGTGTCGCGCAGCGCCGCGATCAGCGTCTCGTAGCTGCCGATCGGCGAACCCGTCGGCAGGCTGCCGCACAGGCAGATCGCAGAAGCGCCGTTGGCCTCGTCCAGGGCATCGGCCTGTAAGTCGCGCCAGTTGTCCGCGCCCGCCGCCGGCCCATATTCATTCACCACAGTCATCCGCCGCGTGGCCGGGTCCAGCAGAATGACGCACGTCCGCGTTTCGCCCTCGGCCAGCCACGTCCAGCGTGACCGCAGTCCTTCGCGTTCGGTCAATTCCGCGAACAGCTTTCCCGTATATCCGCTCAGGAATCCGGCTGCCGACACCGTCGCGCCCAGCGCCGCCGCCGCCCGCGCCATGTTGACGCCTTTGCCCCCTGCGCCCATCGCCTGCCGTTCAGGACGGAAGACGCCGCCTTCGCCGTATCCGGCAACGACCAGCGTCCGGTCAAGTGCCGGGTTAGGAGTAATACTGAGGATCATGCCGTGCCGTTCGCTTCTTATAGAGGAAAACACGCCCGCCCGTAACTATACCATCGCCCGTGCCTGGTCGCAGGCTCACCCGCCGCCCATTTCTCTGGTTTGGATTCTGAAATCCTAACCAGGTGGCCAGGTCCGGGGGGGAGTCAAAAACCGGCCGTTCGGTCAGTTACCAATCAACGCCTGGTGGATAGAATCAAGACATTATGTACGCGGCCACGCAGTTTGCGCCGGCCAACAGGACCAGAGGGCAACCCACTATGCACGTCTCATCGGCAGCCATCCTGACCTCAAGGTTCTCGCAGAATTCACAGCACGGCGCGCTGTGGGTGAGTGCGGAGATGAGCCGGACTCAGACCGCCCTGAAAGTCGCCGAACTACTGCGCGAGACCGGTCATGTCGAGCTGCGCGCCTCTGGCCCTGCCGCCCTGGCTCGGGTCGTCGCCGCCATTGCGCTGGCCAAGTGCATGCTCTTCGCGGAGCGCATCGCCTTTGACGTCGACGTAAAATCGGCGGACATGGACTTTGAAGGCTCGATGTGCAGCGGAATGCGCTTCACGCTGGCGGTCATCCGTTCCGCCGCGGTCTGCCTGGCTGCCGGCTAACCGGGCACAGGACTCTGGAAACTCCTGCCCGTCTGCGGCTAAAATCAGGAGGTCGGTGCTTGCACCGGCACTGAAACCTGTAGTCGCATTCATGCGGTGGGATCGGCGAATATGCGCCACGCCTCCCGTCGTCGGGCAAATCATGACCGAAGCCGCTTTAACTCCGAAAAACGTTTCTCTGCGGTCCGTCGCCCTGCCAGCCGAACACGGCGGATGGGGATTTTTGGTTGAGCCGATCCTGCTCGGGATGTTGACGGCGGGGTCGTGGTACGGCCTCCTGCTGGCTGTCGCCTCCTTCGGCGTCTTCCTGGTGCACCAGCCCCTCAAGATCGCCCTAAAGGACCGCCTCAAAGGCCGGCGTCCGGCGCGGACCGTCCTGGCCGAGCGTTTTGTCCTCCTGTATGGGCTGATGACGGTCGTTCCGCTGGCCGTTCTGCTCCTGGCCGCTCCGGCAGCGTTTTTGTTTCCCATCGCGCTGGCGGTGCCACTGGCCGCCGTCCAGCTGGTGTATGACTCGCGCAATCAGAGCCGCCGGCTGCTGCCCGAAATCAGCGGCGCGCTCTCGCTTGCCATGATCGCCCCCTCGATTGCCCTGCTGGCCGGCTGGGAGCTTGTCCCGGCCTTTGTGCTGTGGGGCATCATCGGCGCCCGTGTCATCCCGTCGATCCTCTACGTCCGCGAGCGGCTGCGCGTGGAACACGGTAAACCCGAGTCTTCCCTTCCGGCCTGGATCGCCCACAGCGCTGCCCTGCTGACGGTGTCAGGGTTGGCGGCTGCCAGCCTAACGCCCTGGCCGGGTATTTTTGCCTTCGTGATCCTGCTGGTGCGCGCGCTGGTCGGGCTTTCGGCCTATCGCACGCCGCGCCCGGCAAAGGTCATCGGCTTTCAGGAGGTCGCCTACGGGCTCGTCACCGTCCTGCTGGTCTCGCTGGGCTACCGTGCCGCCCTCTGATCCAGCTTGGGATGGTACCCGATGGCCCGATCGACAAATCGCACTTCCGGGTATACTCCGTCGCACCTATGGAGCGTATTATGAACTTTTCGATGGAGTCCTATCCCCACCCCGGCAGGAGTTTACACTCCTGCACCTCCCATAGTGTTTTTGTGGCGTGAGCGCCACAAAACACAAATGAGGGGTCGAGGGGCGCAAGTCCCTCGCAGAGGTGTGGAGGCAGCGCCTCCACAAACTAAAGCGCAAACAGGCTCTTAGACTTGCTCCATCGCGCTGCTGGCCTGCCCGGCACGCACACTGCGTTCAATCTGCACGGCCAGTTCGCGCTGGGGCCGTTATCCATAATCATTTGTGATTGAGAGTCGAAAGGGAAGCACATGAAGCTGGCAGAAATCCAGGCGAAGGCCGAAAACCTGCAGGAGACCGTGGTCGGCTGGCGCCGCCACATCCACATGAACCCGGAACTGAGCTTTCAGGAGTTCAAAACGGCCCAGTTTGTCGCAAACACCCTCCGCGATATGGGGATTGAGGTCGAGACCGGTGTCGGCAAGACCGGCGTCGTCGGCAGGATCGGCGAAGGATCGCCTGTGATTGGCATTCGCGCCGATATGGATGCGCTGCCCATCCACGAGGCGAATGACGTCCCCTACCGGTCGCAGACGCCGGGGGTGATGCACGCCTGCGGACATGACGCGCATACCGCAATCCTGCTTGGCGTCGCCAAGATCCTCAGCGAGATGCCTGACCGCCCCGCCGGCGAAGTCCGCTTCTTCTTCCAGCCCAGCGAAGAGGACAGCGATTCGGAGAACAAGAGCGGCGGCATGCGCATGGTCGAGGAAGGCGTGATGTCAGGCGTCGACTCGGTCATCGCGCTGCATGTCGCCAGCGAGGAGCCATCCGGCAAGGTGCTGATCGTCGATGGGCCAGCCTCGGCGGCAGTTGATTCGTTCGAGGCGAAAATCATCGGCAAGGGCTGCCATGGCGCCTATCCGCATCAGGGCATCGACACGGTGCATCTGCTCGCGCAGGCGATCAACGCCATCAATGGGGTTCGCGCGCGCCGCATCAACCCGACCAAAGGCGCCGTCATCTCCATCGGGTCGGTTCACGGTGGCAACGCCAATAACGTCATCCCGAACGAAATCGCCCTGACCGGCACGATCCGCAGCTTCGACGAGGAAACCCGCGCGGAACTGTGGGCGGGACTGGAACAGGCGCTGGGCGTCACCCGCGTGTTGGGTGGCGACTTCACCCTCAACATCATCCGGGGCTATCCGGCCATGTACAACGCGCCGGTCGTCTCGGACGTCATCCGCGAGGTCGCAACGGAAGGGTACGGCCCAGACGGGCTGGTCACCAAAGAAGTCGGCATGGGCGCCGAGGACTTCGCCTATTTCCAGCAGAAGGCCCCCGGCGCGATGTTCAACCTCGGCGCCAAGTACGACTCGGTCGACCGACCGCACCACAGCCCGGTTTTCAACATCAGCGAGGATGCGCTGCCGGTTGGCGTTACGGTCCTCGCCGAAGCAGCGCTTCGACTGCTGGCAGGGAAATCGTAAGGCATCAATCCACCGGCTGCTGCCGGGCAACCGCAGGTGACCGTCTGAAAACACAAGAGCGAGGGATTTCCCTCGCTCCTGTATTTCTGGTGATGATTGTCAGGACAGACCTGATCTAGTCGTCTGACTTGTCTTTGCCGTTCCCATTGCCGTTGCCGCGGTTTCCGTTTCCGTTCCCGCCGTCATTGCCGTTGCCATTCCCGTTACCGCCGCTGTTGCCATTGCCGTTGCCGCGTCCGGGGTTGCCATCTTCAGCTGCATCGTCGGACTTGTCAGGCTTGCCGCGGCCGTTACCCCGAACACGCTCCTGCGCGTCTTCTTCGTCAAAGCGCGTCTTGCCAGAGAAGAAGTCGCCCGGATGCAGCCCGCGATCCTTCATCAGCTTGCCCCAACCGCCTTCGCCGTTTTTGAACGCGTCGAGCATGTCTGCGGCGTCCTCACCCAGCTCCTCAGCAAGCCGGAGCGCGATGATGATCTGGCCGAAACCGAAGCCGTCGCACTTCCACTCCATTACCGTTTCGTAGTCGAGTTCCCATTCGTTCGCGATCCGCGTGCCGACCGGATGTGCGCTGGTGCCGACACAGCCGCGGTCTTCGTTATCGTCGTCGTCGTCGCAGGCATTGCCCACGCCGTCCTCGTCACCGTCGGCCTGGCCCGGGTTGGCGACCAGCGGGCAGTTGTCTTCGCTGTCCACTACGCCGTCTTCGTCGCTGTCCATCTGGTCAGGATCACAGGCATTGCCGATCCCGTCCGCGTCAATATCGGCCTGGCCCGGATTGGCGACCAGCGGGCAGTTATCGACGCTGTCGAACACGCCGTCTTCGTCAGTGTCCATCTGGTCGGGGTCGCAGGCATCGCCCACGCCGTCCGCGTCAATATCGGCCTGGTCGGCGTTCGCGTCCAGCGGGCAGTTGTCGGCGCTGTCTACCACGCCGTCTTCGTCAGTGTCCATCTGGTCGGGGTCGCAGGCATCGCCCACGCCATCCGCGTCGATGTCGGCCTGATCCGGGTTGGCGACTTCAGGACAGTTGTCCTCGTCGTCATCAATGCCGTCTTCATCGCTGTCGACGACGAATTCGAAGGCGACCGTGAAGAACGTGTCGTCGTTCAGGAAGTAGCCGGTGAGCTTGACTTTATCGCCGACTTCAAGAGTCGACGGGTTAAAAGCGCCCGCCGGCGCGATCTTGATACCATCGACAATGATGCCGTCGTCGTCGATTGACTCTACGACGCCGATCAGCTCGACGAGTGCATTCTCTTCTTCTGTATCCTGCGCCAGAGCAGGCATAACCGCGCCCGCCGTCAGGATTGCGAGCAGAAGCGCTGCCCACATGAACCGCTTTGTGATAAGGGTCATAATACCTCCGATAGACTGTTACGTCCGATAAACCGCTGCACCAGGCCGAACGTTGTAAATATAGGACAGAAGTATGGAATCATCCGCGGTTTTCAGATCTGGCATTGGCCTGCGCTTATCCGCAGGCATTCGCCAACGCTTGCTCAATGGCCGCGGCTAATCCAGGCGTGATGAAACCCTCGCCGCGCCTGTGTTTATAAGGGCTGGATGGGGGGAAGTTAGTGTTTGCGGGTTATAGGGGCGATCGGCAGCCGCCGCCAGATCAGAAAAACAGCCGGGACTCTCCAGCCCCGGCTGTCAGCGCTTTTCTCACTTTGCCGGGATGATCCGCAGCGTCACGATCTGATACGGCTTGATGTCGAAACTGACCCTGCGTCCTTCGGAAACCGCTGGCTCGGGTTGTTCTTCCAGCAGATTAACGATAAAGGCCTCAGCCACGTCGAAACCGATATTCAGGACAGCCTTACCGCGGGAGCGCTCGTTTTCGTACAGGCGGACGATCAGCCCGTTTCCGTCCTCCGCCTGTTTGATCGTTTCGATGATGACGTTAGCAGGAGTCACCGTGGCGAGCGGTTCCGCGGCCGCGGCGATAGCCGCGCGGCTTCCGCCCACACGCTGCACGATCAGCGGGTCGTTGAGGTCATAGGCGGCCGCCACGACTCCGCTGTTTCGCCAGTCCCCCTGGTGCGGATACAGACTGTAGCAGAAGCGGTGTAGCCCCTGATCGGCGTGAGGGTCGGGCATCGTCGCGCTCTTCAGCAGCGACAGGCGGATGACATTGTCGTGGACGTCGTGGCCATACTTGCAGTCGTTGAGCAGCGCGACGCCGTAATTCCCCTCGCTCAGATCGACCCACTTGTGGGCGCAGGTCTCGAACCGGGCAAGATCCCACGAGGTGTTGCTGTGCGTTGGGCGCTGGACGTTGCCCCACTGCACGTCGAACGTCGCCACCGGACTGAGAACGCCGACCGGGAAGGCGGCTTTGACCAGGATGTGCTGCTCGTGCCAGTCGATTTCGGTGTCGAAGTCGATCCGGCGGCTCCCGGCAGACAGATAAACCGTCTGCCGGATACTGCTGCTGCGGTAGGTCCGTTCGATCTCGACGGCCGCCCGAATCGGTCCCGTTTCTATGACCGTGATGCGCTGTAGGCCGCCGATCTTCTCCGTGCGGTCTTCGTAGAAGATGTCGATGTCCCAGGCGTCGTAGTTCATCGGCCGGTCTTCGAAGGCCAGCAGCGCATTCCCGATCGCGCCCGGCGCGAGGACATCACGTTGCTCCGCCTTGTCGAACACGCGTGAGACATCGCCCTCTGCGTTGAGTTCGACGCGGAGGAATTCGTTTTCGAGGGTGATCAGACCGCCGTTTTGCGTCACGCTCACTCTGGCGGCAGTGGGTACATCCTGCCCGCCGGCGACCGTCACCGCGTTCAGCGTATAAGGCGCCGTGAAGATGCCGACCAGCGTGCCGCCGCGGACGTCCTGCGTCGCCAGAACCTGTCCGTCTGCAAGCCGCAGCCCCGACTCCGGCGCGAGTTTTTCCGGCCACAGACCGGTACGCCAGCCGCCGAAGGCGGTCGGGTTGACGATCATCAGCGCCGATTCCGCCGGCAGGGTATGCGCCAGCGCCGCAATTGCTTCGTCGCGCACCTTCTCGCCGATCTGACGGACGGCAGCGTAATCGCGCGCGCTGTCAACATATACCTGCTCGATGGACGATCCCGGCAGGATGTCGTGGAACTGGTTCAGGCACACCAGCTCCCAGGCTTTCTGCAGGTCGTCGTGCGGATAGGCATGACCTGTCCTGAGCGCGGCATACGCAGCCAAGAACTCGGCGTCGTGCAGCAGAAACTCGCTCTTGCGGTTGTTGCGCTTGGTGCGCGCCTGGCTGGTATACGTGCCGCGGTGGTATTCCAGATAGAACTCGCCGTTCCACACCGGCAGCTCGGCGGAGACTTCTGCCTCAACTCGCGCCATGTACTCAGCGATTGTCCCGGCGCGAACGCGCGGCGCACCCGCGTGATTTGAAAAGCGGTCCAGATTTTCCAGCATCTCACGGGTCGGACCGCCGCCACCATCTCCATAGCCGTAGGCGGTGATCAACTCGTTATAGGTCTCTTTCTGGCGGAAATTCTCCCAGGTGCCGAAGATTTCCGGCGCGTCCATCTTCCCGTTGTAGGTGGTCGAGTAGGGCAGATATTCGTTGCCCTCGGTCGTCGTGAGAAAGTGTGTCAGCACGCGCGTCCCGTCCAACCCCTGCCACCACAAGAGCTGGTGCGGCATCTGGTTATACTGGTTCCAGCTCATCTTGTGGGTGATGA
The Candidatus Flexicrinis proximus genome window above contains:
- a CDS encoding tetratricopeptide repeat protein, which produces MYIRPRRPTSRRRGFSLRRLLVWLFAPILILAAAGIFTMREEVQRLLAPLVDNFAQQAVDTVATIGAPTPLPTADPSSNRRLADAAWQNGQFQESVRLYEQILPALPNDVSAHYYYTLGLVMQGRIPDAVVAAENTVTANPFSSDAWAIRALALNRDDRFTDSIVSALRAVELNPESARAHAYLAESYADLERFTRAEQEIEKALELNPDSYEAHYVNGMYQWTVNFDFAAARIELEEAYALSNGAAHIGLNLGRLLLNAFNETPEQEAQALSVLTDILDRNPDNASVLYALGVYAWRTQGDQEKAETFLRRCVSAVPTDIFCNYELGRVLTNLGLTDEARQAFERAIEMGSTNPYHYYWAGTAQISSQGNCGAALRFFQPGYQIIQTDLAAGSSIYNSIEAIETLKGDYEAAMSPCLGGSTFDPTPEATEVPDA
- a CDS encoding tetratricopeptide repeat protein; translation: MLIRRDYSQSFFGSRRKKRGGRRWILLILLLLIAISGIALTQREALMLMALDALGMAPTPTAGPTELITEARMLRAQGDYTAAAKVFERALAMRPDAVDWIYEYGLLQMDLENYQAAVELGDRAIQIDTYDPLGYALKARGLVWQGDGGAAIPVALTGLNVDGQFAPLYAMLGRAYTLSGNLNAGIDSAEQGVAVDPGSAEARRALAFALNYAAEYDSATQELETAMSLEPGNVSIAMELAFQYLALNRDAEAIDVYNTVLKLQPRNSRAMLRLCRAYRKVGQFDDALTQCENSVRADPTYTAAQFQLGLLRYSEPYRDFAAARTNFEACVQLDPSNVECLFRLGLTHYYSYLSSGDNRSCATAWDLLSQAQQMAEGRPNIDATMADIQMGMEHVDRDCPGNLGALIPLNLTPVGSDIPAPTPEPGA
- a CDS encoding tetratricopeptide repeat protein — its product is MIVRRDYRYTFYQRRRAARIRYLLVFAILMVAGMAAVLLNLSAVQGIAAQAFGYDAVPTLYPAQYAMLGAESYQRGNMSEAAKQFERAVQLQPNNVSYLYEYGKTLMEMNETERAAQVADLAIAADPRDVRGYALKANALAYSDPTNALIFALQGQELDRNFAPVYSALAVANTNIFRYSAALEAGETAITLDPNDANSHRAYAVPLLLTGRTEEVIEQLEMATSINPNLPGPWFELAGQYKSARINNPRRALAIYDFMVTSLTMSVDDTAKAYLRICETYAAAEEADFVAATTNCERALDIKPDYGAVYGQLGQMQYARRNYESAIETFQTCVGFDAEELRCYAYRGLAHYFMGQCDDAWRVLNEAKNLGTGQGLPAENGVMVQIDIGIGNVIEKCPDYRGVIAPTTVPPTAIPPTPIGGL
- a CDS encoding hexose kinase, producing the protein MILSITPNPALDRTLVVAGYGEGGVFRPERQAMGAGGKGVNMARAAAALGATVSAAGFLSGYTGKLFAELTEREGLRSRWTWLAEGETRTCVILLDPATRRMTVVNEYGPAAGADNWRDLQADALDEANGASAICLCGSLPTGSPIGSYETLIAALRDTGKPLWVDTSGAALTAAMQAGVNLKISHDEAAEALGTAITTAAEAAAAAEELSRRTGGGKAIITMGARGAVGHDTRGLWQVTPAPIEAVSALGSGDSFLAGLMAAFERGDSMADALVQAAAAGTANALSIGAGQFSDDEFARAAAQTHVQRL
- a CDS encoding stage V sporulation protein S, which codes for MHVSSAAILTSRFSQNSQHGALWVSAEMSRTQTALKVAELLRETGHVELRASGPAALARVVAAIALAKCMLFAERIAFDVDVKSADMDFEGSMCSGMRFTLAVIRSAAVCLAAG
- a CDS encoding YwiC-like family protein — its product is MTEAALTPKNVSLRSVALPAEHGGWGFLVEPILLGMLTAGSWYGLLLAVASFGVFLVHQPLKIALKDRLKGRRPARTVLAERFVLLYGLMTVVPLAVLLLAAPAAFLFPIALAVPLAAVQLVYDSRNQSRRLLPEISGALSLAMIAPSIALLAGWELVPAFVLWGIIGARVIPSILYVRERLRVEHGKPESSLPAWIAHSAALLTVSGLAAASLTPWPGIFAFVILLVRALVGLSAYRTPRPAKVIGFQEVAYGLVTVLLVSLGYRAAL
- a CDS encoding amidohydrolase, producing MKLAEIQAKAENLQETVVGWRRHIHMNPELSFQEFKTAQFVANTLRDMGIEVETGVGKTGVVGRIGEGSPVIGIRADMDALPIHEANDVPYRSQTPGVMHACGHDAHTAILLGVAKILSEMPDRPAGEVRFFFQPSEEDSDSENKSGGMRMVEEGVMSGVDSVIALHVASEEPSGKVLIVDGPASAAVDSFEAKIIGKGCHGAYPHQGIDTVHLLAQAINAINGVRARRINPTKGAVISIGSVHGGNANNVIPNEIALTGTIRSFDEETRAELWAGLEQALGVTRVLGGDFTLNIIRGYPAMYNAPVVSDVIREVATEGYGPDGLVTKEVGMGAEDFAYFQQKAPGAMFNLGAKYDSVDRPHHSPVFNISEDALPVGVTVLAEAALRLLAGKS
- a CDS encoding thrombospondin type 3 repeat-containing protein gives rise to the protein MTLITKRFMWAALLLAILTAGAVMPALAQDTEEENALVELIGVVESIDDDGIIVDGIKIAPAGAFNPSTLEVGDKVKLTGYFLNDDTFFTVAFEFVVDSDEDGIDDDEDNCPEVANPDQADIDADGVGDACDPDQMDTDEDGVVDSADNCPLDANADQADIDADGVGDACDPDQMDTDEDGVFDSVDNCPLVANPGQADIDADGIGNACDPDQMDSDEDGVVDSEDNCPLVANPGQADGDEDGVGNACDDDDDNEDRGCVGTSAHPVGTRIANEWELDYETVMEWKCDGFGFGQIIIALRLAEELGEDAADMLDAFKNGEGGWGKLMKDRGLHPGDFFSGKTRFDEEDAQERVRGNGRGKPDKSDDAAEDGNPGRGNGNGNSGGNGNGNGNDGGNGNGNRGNGNGNGKDKSDD